A genomic window from Pseudomonadales bacterium includes:
- a CDS encoding DUF1329 domain-containing protein, translating into MDDAMAFIGATDRYDWKIRSAARNLCSYNNTEADSPEHKYADILKVGHPNPEFMRYELHRVWVVVATLKEGKRHIYAKRRLYMDEDSWGALLADNYDSQGSLWRTTMRTFVNAYDMPGMAPRQEIYHDLQKGAYLLNNLVNEEGGIQKFLAKNALVITTSCQFACNGQGLSWVITSVMQRTRACPGFLFQGISSDNATRARALFRDGRLWFFGQLFAEKITASQC; encoded by the coding sequence GTGGATGACGCAATGGCGTTTATCGGTGCAACCGATCGTTATGATTGGAAAATTAGAAGCGCAGCGCGAAATCTTTGTTCTTACAACAATACGGAAGCGGATTCTCCAGAGCACAAATACGCTGATATTTTGAAAGTTGGTCATCCTAACCCAGAGTTTATGCGTTACGAATTGCACCGCGTATGGGTAGTGGTTGCTACTTTGAAAGAAGGTAAGCGTCACATTTATGCAAAACGCCGCCTGTACATGGATGAAGATTCATGGGGAGCATTGTTGGCAGATAACTACGATAGCCAAGGTAGCTTGTGGCGTACCACCATGCGTACTTTCGTGAACGCATACGATATGCCTGGTATGGCTCCTCGCCAAGAAATCTATCATGATCTGCAAAAAGGTGCGTATTTGTTGAATAACCTTGTCAACGAAGAAGGCGGAATTCAAAAATTCCTAGCAAAAAACGCCCTGGTGATTACTACCTCCTGCCAATTTGCGTGTAATGGGCAAGGGCTAAGTTGGGTAATTACTTCAGTAATGCAAAGAACCAGGGCTTGCCCTGGTTTTTTGTTTCAGGGGATAAGCAGTGACAATGCAACAAGAGCTAGGGCATTGTTTCGTGACGGGCGGTTGTGGTTTTTTGGGCAGCTATTTGCTGAAAAAATTACAGCAAGCCAATGTTGA
- the bcp gene encoding thioredoxin-dependent thiol peroxidase yields the protein MTFPKLGNLAPAFSLLNQNGETVALKDFRGQRVILYFYPRAMTPGCTVQACGLRDSAKTLAKLNAVTLGVSPDQPKSLLKFRERDALNFDLLSDPDHAIAEKYGVWGLKKFMGRESMGILRTTFIIGVDGKLRHIMNKVATKTHHDDVVALLQGELKDI from the coding sequence ATGACATTCCCCAAGCTCGGTAATCTTGCGCCCGCATTCAGTTTGCTCAATCAAAACGGCGAAACCGTTGCGTTGAAAGATTTTCGTGGTCAACGCGTGATTTTGTATTTTTATCCGCGCGCCATGACCCCTGGCTGTACCGTGCAAGCTTGCGGTCTGCGCGATAGCGCAAAAACTTTGGCAAAACTAAATGCCGTTACTTTGGGGGTGAGTCCTGATCAGCCGAAATCACTGCTGAAATTCCGTGAGAGAGATGCACTGAATTTTGATCTTTTGTCAGATCCGGACCATGCCATCGCTGAGAAGTACGGTGTGTGGGGGCTTAAAAAATTCATGGGGCGGGAATCCATGGGTATACTGCGCACCACTTTTATTATTGGTGTGGACGGCAAATTGCGTCACATCATGAACAAAGTGGCGACCAAGACGCATCACGATGATGTTGTGGCTCTATTGCAGGGCGAGTTGAAGGATATTTAA
- a CDS encoding DUF1329 domain-containing protein: MNTKITVAVSTGILLMASAVQVNAKVSQAEANKLGTELTAMGANPKGNAAGTIPAFTGNVLGAPKNVDYKGTGTYYPNPYPGEKPLFVIDGQNYEKYKANLSDGQLALFKKYPDTFKMKVYPTKRDVRYNDFILKNVKQNAVEAEIVPSGNGVRGGVGGPPFPSHKTVWKWCGTMNTRLIFT; the protein is encoded by the coding sequence ATGAATACAAAAATAACGGTAGCAGTATCCACAGGTATTTTGCTGATGGCATCTGCAGTACAAGTAAATGCTAAGGTTTCACAGGCCGAAGCGAATAAATTGGGCACAGAGCTAACAGCGATGGGTGCAAACCCTAAAGGCAATGCCGCAGGCACCATTCCTGCATTTACAGGCAATGTCTTAGGTGCGCCTAAAAATGTTGATTACAAGGGAACAGGTACTTATTACCCCAATCCTTATCCAGGTGAAAAGCCTCTGTTTGTTATCGATGGACAGAACTATGAAAAATACAAAGCCAATTTGTCTGACGGTCAATTAGCTTTGTTCAAAAAGTATCCGGATACTTTCAAAATGAAAGTGTATCCAACTAAGCGTGATGTGCGTTACAACGACTTCATTCTGAAAAATGTTAAACAAAATGCTGTTGAAGCGGAGATCGTGCCCAGCGGTAACGGTGTTCGTGGCGGCGTAGGCGGTCCTCCATTCCCATCCCACAAAACGGTGTGGAAGTGGTGTGGAACCATGAATACTCGCCTAATATTTACTTAA
- a CDS encoding 3-deoxy-7-phosphoheptulonate synthase, protein MQQVTHNGVDNLNVESQNILITPAELKAQLPLTANATATVKAGREAVRNILDGTDPRLLVVIGPCSIHDTKAAMEYANRLKLLAEQVKDSMLIVMRVYFEKPRTTTGWKGLINDPHIDDSFKIEEGLHIGRKLLLDISELGLPTATEALDPISPQYLQDLISWSAIGARTTESQTHRELASGLSCAVGFKNGTDGGMTVAVNAIKSAVSPHRFLGINNEGQVAIITTTGNRYTHVVLRGGDGKPNYDSVSIALCEQDLNKAGIKPNIMVDCSHANSNKNHDLQVLVMDNVVNQIIEGNQSIIGVMIESHLGAGNQKIPDDLSKLTYGVSITDACIDWPTTEKCLLSAHEKLQKVLSSRR, encoded by the coding sequence ATGCAACAAGTCACCCATAACGGCGTTGATAACCTCAATGTCGAATCACAGAATATTCTGATCACCCCTGCCGAGCTAAAAGCACAGTTACCGCTAACTGCCAATGCCACCGCCACAGTCAAAGCCGGCCGTGAAGCTGTGCGCAATATTCTGGATGGCACCGACCCCCGCCTTTTGGTTGTGATCGGCCCCTGCTCTATCCATGACACAAAAGCTGCCATGGAATATGCCAATCGCCTAAAACTGCTGGCAGAACAAGTCAAAGACAGCATGTTGATTGTGATGCGCGTTTACTTTGAAAAACCGCGCACCACTACGGGATGGAAAGGTCTGATCAACGACCCGCACATCGATGATTCCTTCAAAATTGAAGAAGGTCTGCACATCGGCAGAAAGCTGTTGTTGGATATTTCAGAGCTCGGTTTGCCTACAGCAACCGAAGCACTCGACCCTATTTCCCCGCAGTATTTGCAGGATTTGATCTCTTGGTCAGCCATCGGCGCGCGCACCACGGAATCACAAACACACCGCGAATTGGCGTCTGGCTTGTCCTGCGCTGTCGGCTTTAAAAACGGCACCGATGGCGGTATGACCGTCGCCGTCAACGCCATTAAATCGGCTGTGTCGCCGCACCGTTTCCTCGGCATCAATAATGAAGGGCAAGTTGCCATTATCACCACTACCGGCAACCGCTACACCCATGTGGTGCTGCGCGGCGGCGATGGCAAGCCCAACTACGATTCCGTCAGCATCGCACTGTGCGAGCAAGACCTGAACAAAGCGGGCATCAAACCCAACATCATGGTGGATTGCAGCCACGCCAACTCCAACAAGAATCACGACCTGCAGGTCTTGGTCATGGACAACGTGGTCAACCAAATTATCGAAGGCAACCAATCCATCATCGGCGTGATGATTGAAAGCCACCTGGGTGCAGGTAACCAAAAAATCCCAGACGATTTGAGCAAGCTCACCTACGGCGTTTCTATCACCGACGCCTGTATTGACTGGCCGACTACAGAAAAGTGCCTGCTGTCTGCACATGAAAAGCTGCAGAAAGTGTTGTCCAGTCGCCGTTAA
- the yajC gene encoding preprotein translocase subunit YajC, translating to MSFFISDAMAQTTAAAPAAGQQSPYSMLLIMGGMFIFMYFVIIRPQRKRQKEQEALMGSLNKGDEVVLTSGLLGKIVRIDGDYLVLNTGDNIELKFQRQAVHAVLPKGTIKAI from the coding sequence ATGAGTTTTTTTATTTCTGATGCAATGGCGCAAACAACAGCTGCAGCTCCGGCAGCGGGTCAGCAGAGCCCGTACAGCATGCTGCTCATTATGGGTGGTATGTTTATTTTTATGTACTTCGTCATCATTCGCCCACAGCGCAAGCGTCAAAAAGAACAAGAAGCTTTGATGGGTAGTTTGAACAAAGGTGACGAAGTGGTGCTCACTTCTGGTTTGTTGGGAAAAATCGTGCGCATCGACGGCGATTATTTGGTACTAAATACCGGCGACAACATCGAACTGAAATTTCAACGCCAAGCCGTGCATGCGGTATTACCGAAAGGAACGATCAAAGCGATTTGA
- a CDS encoding NAD-dependent epimerase/dehydratase family protein has translation MLKKLQQANVETHVLVRSFDVNHSSPYTQAVEGALSPNAVCDAWLKDIDTVFHLAGTAHLSASAEQYQQDSLAAIHLAQQAARVGVKRFVFVSTTKAAADPN, from the coding sequence TTGCTGAAAAAATTACAGCAAGCCAATGTTGAAACGCACGTTCTTGTTCGTTCTTTTGATGTGAACCACAGCTCACCGTATACCCAAGCGGTTGAAGGTGCGTTGTCGCCTAATGCAGTTTGTGATGCATGGCTGAAAGATATTGATACCGTGTTTCATTTAGCAGGCACTGCACATCTATCTGCTTCTGCAGAGCAGTATCAGCAAGATTCTTTGGCGGCTATTCATTTAGCGCAACAAGCAGCACGTGTAGGCGTAAAGCGTTTTGTTTTTGTTAGCACAACCAAAGCAGCGGCCGATCCCAATTGA
- a CDS encoding DUF1329 domain-containing protein, which yields MTREQVNKDNFNAKVLVEVTDPPREKGKVTLVHEFQDLTELPRNAWRYLPGTRRVRRAPTIAYDFPRRPWWIENGG from the coding sequence TTGACGCGTGAGCAGGTAAACAAGGACAACTTCAACGCCAAAGTATTGGTTGAGGTGACTGATCCACCGCGTGAAAAAGGCAAGGTTACTCTGGTGCATGAGTTCCAAGATCTGACTGAACTGCCGCGTAACGCATGGCGGTATCTGCCAGGTACTCGCCGCGTTCGCCGCGCACCAACTATTGCGTATGACTTCCCCAGACGGCCCTGGTGGATTGAGAACGGTGGATGA
- a CDS encoding phytanoyl-CoA dioxygenase family protein, translating to MKPINTCAPPQQLWIDREDALSVIDQLQASGACTEIEANGLRDFHRDGYIVWRKVIPLEVIEALRAELPLLHHEPDRYIMRLQKQILASPTEAVLPWRSRLLDFYVPNLRARQMVLSPAITRFLYLIYQEPAMVFQSLFFTWGTEQSMHKDTAFVVVDPPCTLTATWIALEKIEAGQGELMYYPGSHRDPLFLFGEERLFWQPNQDGKGVHRKYTDFLHRQAHEKQMVVKTFVAEPGDVLIWHPNLAHGGSTVTQPEKTRYSLVSHYCPASAKPRYFSTFGCDARQSFGDGYFSSRYYNLADERYPLAVKPQ from the coding sequence ATGAAGCCCATAAACACATGCGCTCCACCGCAGCAACTTTGGATTGATCGAGAGGATGCACTGAGTGTTATCGATCAGCTGCAAGCTTCAGGTGCTTGCACAGAAATAGAAGCCAATGGGTTGCGTGATTTTCATCGTGATGGCTACATCGTCTGGCGTAAAGTTATTCCACTGGAAGTAATAGAGGCCTTGAGAGCAGAATTGCCGCTGCTGCATCATGAGCCTGACCGTTACATCATGCGTTTGCAGAAACAAATTTTGGCATCGCCGACAGAGGCTGTTTTGCCTTGGCGCAGTCGGTTGCTGGATTTTTATGTGCCGAACTTGCGTGCGCGACAAATGGTTTTGTCGCCAGCTATCACACGATTTTTGTATTTAATTTATCAAGAACCTGCCATGGTTTTTCAATCCCTGTTTTTTACTTGGGGAACGGAACAATCCATGCACAAAGACACTGCCTTCGTGGTGGTTGATCCGCCTTGCACGCTGACAGCGACTTGGATTGCTTTAGAAAAAATTGAAGCAGGGCAGGGTGAGTTGATGTACTACCCGGGCAGTCATCGCGATCCGCTTTTTTTATTCGGTGAAGAGCGATTATTTTGGCAGCCAAACCAAGACGGCAAAGGCGTTCATCGCAAGTACACGGATTTTTTGCATCGCCAAGCTCATGAAAAGCAGATGGTGGTTAAAACTTTTGTAGCGGAACCCGGTGATGTGTTGATTTGGCACCCTAATCTTGCGCATGGTGGTTCCACCGTCACGCAACCAGAGAAAACACGCTACAGTTTGGTGAGTCACTATTGTCCTGCAAGTGCTAAGCCGCGTTATTTTTCTACCTTCGGTTGCGACGCGCGGCAGTCATTTGGAGACGGTTATTTCAGTAGTCGCTATTACAATTTGGCTGACGAGCGTTATCCATTGGCAGTCAAGCCGCAATAA